A part of Meleagris gallopavo isolate NT-WF06-2002-E0010 breed Aviagen turkey brand Nicholas breeding stock chromosome 26, Turkey_5.1, whole genome shotgun sequence genomic DNA contains:
- the ZPR1 gene encoding zinc finger protein ZPR1, which produces MSALGAVEAAGAGGAALFRPLSAEDGEQQPAEIESLCMNCYRNGVTRLLLTRIPFFKEIIVSSFTCESCSWSNTEIQSAGRIQEQGVRCALAVASRQDMDREIVKTDCATIRIPELDFEIPAFSQKGVLTTIEGIIDRAVMGLEQDQPVRRATDKEVASKIDDFISKLKQLKEVHSPFTFIIDDPSGNSFVENPHAPQKDEALVVTYYKRTPQQAAMLGLEEEELDEKPADSAEDLRNEVLQFNTNCPECNAPANTNMKLVQIPHFKEVIIMATNCDSCGHRTNEVKSGGAIEPRGTRITFRITDPSDMTRDILKSETCSVEIPELEFELGMGALGGKFTTLEGLLKDIKDLVERNPFTLGDSSTPSKTEKLQEFIGRLQEIIEGKTKAVFVMDDPAGNSYLQNVYAPEEDPELKVEHYERTFEQNEDLGLNDMKTEGYETAPASGR; this is translated from the exons ATGTCGGCGCTAGGCGCGGTGGAGGCGGCCggtgctgggggggctgccctgTTCCGGCCCCTCAGCGCCGAGGATGGCGAGCAGCAGCCGGCGGAGATCGAGTCCCTGTGCATGAACTGCTACCGCAAC GGAGTGACGCGGCTCCTGCTGACCAGGATCCCCTTCTTCAAAGAGATCATCGTCAGCTCCTTCACCTGTGAGAGCTGCTCCTGGTCCAACACCGAGATCCAGTCGGCGGGCCGCATCCAGGAGCAGGGCGTGCGTTGTGCCCTGGCCGTGGCCTCCCGGCAG GATATGGACAGGGAGATTGTGAAGACTGACTGTGCCACTATTCGAATTCCAGAGCTGGACTTTGAGATCCCTGCCTTCTCCCAGAAGGGAG TTCTTACCACCATTGAAGGCATAATTGACAGAGCTGTTATGGGTCTGGAGCAGGACCAGCCTGTCCGCAGG GCAACAGACAAAGAGGTGGCAAGTAAAATAGATGACTTCATTAGTAAGttaaagcagctgaaagaagTACATTCCCCTTTCACATTC ATCATAGATGATCCTTCAGGGAACAGCTTTGTGGAGAATCCCCATGCGCCTCAGAAAGATGAAGCTCTTGTAGTCACTTATTATAAGCGGACTCCCCAGCAGGCTGCTATGTTGGGTCTTGAG GAAGAGGAATTGGATGAGAAGCCAGCTGATTCTGCAGAGGATCTGAGGAACGAG GTACTGCAGTTCAACACCAACTGTCCTGAGTGCAATGCTCCAGCTAACACAAACATGAAGCTAGTGC AAATCCCACACTTCAAGGAAGTGATTATCATGGCCACAAACTGTGACTCCTGTGGGCACAGAACAAATGAG GTGAAGTCTGGAGGAGCAATTGAACCCCGAGGCACCAGGATTACCTTTAGAATTACAGATCCTTCAGACATGACGAGAGACATCCTAAAG TCAGAAACGTGCAGCGTGGAGATTCCAGAGTTGGAGTTTGAGCTGGGaatgggagcactgggagggaaaTTCACCACTCTGGAAGGGTTGCTGAAAGATATCAAAGACTTG GTTGAGAGAAACCCATTCACTTTGGGGGACAGCTCTACTCCAAGCAAAACGGAAAAGCTGCAGGAGTTCATTGGCAGATTGCAGGAG ATAATAGAAGGGAAGACAAAGGCTGTCTTTGTAATGGATGACCCCGCAGGCAACAGCTATCTTCAG AACGTGTACGCCCCAGAGGAGGACCCGGAGCTGAAGGTGGAGCACTACGAACGCACGTTTGAGCAGAACGAAGACCTGGGCCTCAACGACATGAAGACTGAGGGCTATGAGACAGCGCCGGCCTCGGGCCGATAG
- the BUD13 gene encoding BUD13 homolog: MRIVDDDVGWSSIAAVPEKEEEEDESDVPVVAEFIDERPDEVKLMEEFRTNAKWKLLGDQNEDSQNSDISVPAKPTTRQQRHDSPDLSPPRQERNDSPSLLPRKQQQRDSPDLSPPRRKRHDSPDLSPPRRKRHDSPDLSPPRRKRHDSPDLSPPRRKRHDSPDLSPERVSSAMGKKGCQMTDKSLLGEIQGEQLHFGHSSSDKPLSRQKQQTAPDLSLQCKRRYDSDPDSSPPLRKRAGSPGQKKLSKTKDASHVEKLHRDSDSPPPRRGTQNASEADLSPQRKNHRALPTGKSQRGSRSPPDLSRHRYPDDKGSPQKAKMMSGVKAGLVSADVLRKEQQELRKQERSSKHLEEESRHTETIFRDKSGRKRDLEQERLEQKQKDEAKSERDEQYARWGKGLAQGRQQQQNVEDAIKEMQKPLARYIDDEDLDRMLREQEREGDPMAEFIKKRKAKENKEKKEKPRYSGPAPPLNRFNIWPGHRWDGVDRSNGFEKQFFARMADKKAVQELAYKWSIEDM; this comes from the exons ATGCGGATCGTGGATGACGACGTGGGCTGGAGCAGCATCGCCGCTGTGCCcgagaaggaagaggaggaggacgaAAGCGACGTGCCCGTG GTGGCAGAGTTTATTGATGAGCGTCCGGATGAAGTGAAGCTCATGGAGGAGTTCCGAACAAACGCTAAATGGAAGCTTTTAGGAG ACCAGAATGAAGACTCACAGAACTCGGATATTTCAGTCCCTGCCAAACCTACCACAAG GCAACAACGTCACGACTCCCCAGATTTGTCCCCTCCCAGACAAGAGAGAAATGATTCCCCCAGCCTCTTACCTCGCAAGCAACAACAACGTGACTCCCCGGACCTGTCACCTCCGAGGAGGAAGCGCCACGACTCCCCGGACCTGTCACCTCCGAGGAGGAAGCGCCACGACTCCCCGGACCTGTCACCTCCCAGGAGGAAGCGCCACGACTCCCCGGACCTGTCACCTCCCAGGAGGAAGCGCCACGACTCCCCGGACCTCTCTCCCGAAAGAGTCAGTtcagcaatgggaaaaaaaggctgtcAAATGACAGATAAGTCACTGCTGGGAGAGATCCAAGGAGAGCAGCTTCATTTTGGGCACAGCTCCTCCGACAAGCCCTTGTCACGTCAGAAGCAGCAGACTGCTCCAGATCTGTCCCTTCAGTGTAAGAGGAGGTATGATTCTGACCCAGATTCATCACCGCCTCTGAGAAAGAGGGCTGGGTCACCAGGTCAGAAAAAGCTGAGTAAAACAAAAG ATGCTTCCCACGTAGAAAAGCTCCATCGTGACTCTGATTCTCCACCTCCACGAAGGGGTACCCAAAATGCCTCTGAGGCAGACCTTTCTCCCCAGCGGAAGAATCACAG GGCTCTGCCTACTGGAAAGAGTCAGCGTGGTTCAAGGAGTCCCCCTGATCTCTCACGTCATCGGTACCCTGATGATAAGGGATCTCCCCAAAAG GCCAAAATGATGTCTGGGGTCAAAGCTGGCTTGGTGTCAGCTGACGTGCTGCggaaagagcagcaggagctcaggAAGCAGGAGAGAAGTAGCAAGCACTTGGAAG AGGAATCCCGACACACAGAAACCATCTTCCGTGACAAGTCAGGCCGCAAGAGGGACCTTGAGCAGGAACGGCttgaacagaagcagaaagatgaAGCAAAGTCAGAGCGAGATGAACAATATGCCAGATGGGGAAAGGG attagCGCAGGGGaggcaacagcagcagaacGTGGAAGATGCAATAAAAGAGATGCAAAAGCCTTTGGCCCGTTACATCGATGATGAGGATCTGGATCGAATGCTGCGAGAacaagagagagaaggagacccAATGGCTGAGTTCatcaaaaaaaggaaagccaaagagaacaaggaaaagaaag AAAAACCTAGGTACAGTGGACCAGCACCTCCCCTCAACAGATTTAATATATGGCCTGGGCATCGCTGGGATGGGGTGGACAG GTCCAATGGATTTGAGAAGCAGTTCTTTGCCAGGATGGCCGACAAGAAGGCGGTTCAGGAGCTTGCATACAAGTGGAGCATTGAAGACatgtag
- the APOA5 gene encoding apolipoprotein A-V isoform X1, whose product MSLKAVLLLTLLATLPGWCLRGSRLPVSPAELARNGFWDYLSQLTSDKDSLEQAQGSKLGRNLKESLQDGVSNVGNFLEKLAPLNRGIQPRLYHDSDSLRKLIRKELESLRVKLSPYVDDVHHRVGKHLEDLRYQLQPFTEELLDQVSLRARELQRHLTPSRDVAAQLLDGVDEVQRFMAHYADKIAFHTDQVKDIFQPYADRLVSEIQRSVEELHRNVVPHSPASPEQLNQHIRELSAKLTQNARDLHRNIQRNLEQLKAKLSLRPSRPGERYAEEMASEVQQRIEEFRRDTYLQIQDFTRAVHQETEDMRLKLSSRPHYTEEAAGSPAPLEDLRASLDALWRDLSHSLSERGADAP is encoded by the exons ATGTCCCTGAAGGCTGTGCTTCTGCTCACCCTCCTGGCCACTCTGCCAGGTTGGTGTCTGCGTGGCTCCAGGCTGCCAG TGTCACCAGCCGAGCTGGCACGGAATGGCTTCTGGGATTACCTCAGCCAGCTGACCAGTGACAAGGACAGCCTAGAGCAGGCACAGGGCAGCAAGCTGGGCAG AAATCTGAAGGAAAGCCTTCAGGATGGGGTCAGCAATGTGGGGAACTTCCTTGAGAAGCTGGCGCCTCTCAACAGAGGCATCCAGCCACGGCTGTACCATGACTCTGACAGCCTGCGGAAGCTCATCAGGAAGGAGCTGGAGAGTCTGAGAGTGAAACTGTCCCCTTACGTGGACGATGTGCACCACAGAGTCGGCAAGCACCTGGAAGACCTCCGCTATCAGCTGCAGCCCTTCACTGAGGAGCTGCTGGATCAAGTGTCCCTCCGCGCACGGGAGCTGCAGCGCCACCTGACGCCCAGCCGCGACGTGGCGGCTCAGCTGCTGGACGGAGTGGATGAAGTGCAGCGTTTCATGGCTCACTACGCCGATAAGATCGCCTTCCACACGGACCAGGTGAAGGACATCTTCCAGCCATACGCCGACAGGCTGGTGAGCGAGATCCAGCGCTCAGTGGAGGAGCTGCACAGGAACGTGGTCCCGCACAGCCCCGCCAGCCCGGAGCAGCTCAACCAGCACATCCGCGAGCTGTCCGCCAAGCTGACGCAGAACGCACGGGATCTGCACCGCAACATCCAGCGCAacctggagcagctgaaggCCAAGCTCAGCCTTCGCCCCAGCCGCCCCGGGGAGCGCTACGCCGAGGAGATGGCCAGCGAGGTGCAGCAACGCATCGAGGAGTTCCGCAGGGACACCTATCTCCAGATCCAGGACTTCACGCGCGCCGTGCACCAGGAGACGGAGGACATGAGGCTGAAGCTGTCCTCCCGGCCCCACTACACGGAGGAGGCTGCGGGCAGCCCGGCCCCACTAGAGGACCTGCGAGCCAGCCTGGACGCGCTGTGGAGAGATCTGTCGCACAGCCTGAGCGAGCGCGGCGCGGACGCACCCTGA
- the APOA5 gene encoding apolipoprotein A-V isoform X2, translating to MSLKAVLLLTLLATLPVSPAELARNGFWDYLSQLTSDKDSLEQAQGSKLGRNLKESLQDGVSNVGNFLEKLAPLNRGIQPRLYHDSDSLRKLIRKELESLRVKLSPYVDDVHHRVGKHLEDLRYQLQPFTEELLDQVSLRARELQRHLTPSRDVAAQLLDGVDEVQRFMAHYADKIAFHTDQVKDIFQPYADRLVSEIQRSVEELHRNVVPHSPASPEQLNQHIRELSAKLTQNARDLHRNIQRNLEQLKAKLSLRPSRPGERYAEEMASEVQQRIEEFRRDTYLQIQDFTRAVHQETEDMRLKLSSRPHYTEEAAGSPAPLEDLRASLDALWRDLSHSLSERGADAP from the exons ATGTCCCTGAAGGCTGTGCTTCTGCTCACCCTCCTGGCCACTCTGCCAG TGTCACCAGCCGAGCTGGCACGGAATGGCTTCTGGGATTACCTCAGCCAGCTGACCAGTGACAAGGACAGCCTAGAGCAGGCACAGGGCAGCAAGCTGGGCAG AAATCTGAAGGAAAGCCTTCAGGATGGGGTCAGCAATGTGGGGAACTTCCTTGAGAAGCTGGCGCCTCTCAACAGAGGCATCCAGCCACGGCTGTACCATGACTCTGACAGCCTGCGGAAGCTCATCAGGAAGGAGCTGGAGAGTCTGAGAGTGAAACTGTCCCCTTACGTGGACGATGTGCACCACAGAGTCGGCAAGCACCTGGAAGACCTCCGCTATCAGCTGCAGCCCTTCACTGAGGAGCTGCTGGATCAAGTGTCCCTCCGCGCACGGGAGCTGCAGCGCCACCTGACGCCCAGCCGCGACGTGGCGGCTCAGCTGCTGGACGGAGTGGATGAAGTGCAGCGTTTCATGGCTCACTACGCCGATAAGATCGCCTTCCACACGGACCAGGTGAAGGACATCTTCCAGCCATACGCCGACAGGCTGGTGAGCGAGATCCAGCGCTCAGTGGAGGAGCTGCACAGGAACGTGGTCCCGCACAGCCCCGCCAGCCCGGAGCAGCTCAACCAGCACATCCGCGAGCTGTCCGCCAAGCTGACGCAGAACGCACGGGATCTGCACCGCAACATCCAGCGCAacctggagcagctgaaggCCAAGCTCAGCCTTCGCCCCAGCCGCCCCGGGGAGCGCTACGCCGAGGAGATGGCCAGCGAGGTGCAGCAACGCATCGAGGAGTTCCGCAGGGACACCTATCTCCAGATCCAGGACTTCACGCGCGCCGTGCACCAGGAGACGGAGGACATGAGGCTGAAGCTGTCCTCCCGGCCCCACTACACGGAGGAGGCTGCGGGCAGCCCGGCCCCACTAGAGGACCTGCGAGCCAGCCTGGACGCGCTGTGGAGAGATCTGTCGCACAGCCTGAGCGAGCGCGGCGCGGACGCACCCTGA
- the APOA4 gene encoding apolipoprotein A-IV — protein MSPKAAAFLLVLLAVAGTRADVSPDQVATVLWKYFTELGSNAKETVDQLQQAEITKQLNTLLQSNLQSMNSYAEELQRRLVPFATELQAQLVQDSQRLKEQIQRELAELQAKLAPYADEVHQQIGTNIRELQAKLSPYADELRSQVDRGTGELRRALEPFATELRERLQDNAGSIQASLGSYTERLQQQIDSSVEGLKEQLTPLADELKEQVAQSVEGLRKGLSPYAQEVQDGLNRQLESLTMQMERAAEELRSRLAASSEEMRAQLSPLAQELQQALSADAEAVRQRLAPLAQQLDERLAQTVEAFRQQAAPISETFRQQLVQRLEEMKQKLDSGTAGVEDHLDLLEKEVREKVATFLSTTEQAES, from the exons ATGTCGCCGAAAGCAGCTGCCTTCCTCCTGGTGCTCCTGGCTGTGGCAG GGACACGGGCCGACGTCAGCCCTGACCAGGTGGCCACTGTGCTCTGGAAGTACTTCACCGAGCTGGGCAGCAATGCCAAGGAGACCGTGGACCAACTGCAGCAAGCTGAGATCACCAAGCAGCTCAA caccctgctgcagagcaaCCTGCAGAGCATGAACTCCTatgctgaggagctgcagaggcgCCTGGTGCCCTTTGCCAcggagctgcaggcacagctggtGCAGGACTCGCAGCGGCTGAAGGAGCAGATCCAGCGCGagctggctgagctgcaggcCAAGCTGGCTCCCTACGCCGACGAGGTGCACCAGCAGATCGGCACCAACATCCGTGAGCTGCAGGCCAAGCTGAGCCCCTACGCCGACGAGCTGCGCTCGCAGGTGGACCGCGGCACTGGGGAGCTGCGGCGGGCGCTGGAGCCTTTTGCCACCGAGCTGCGGGAGCGGCTGCAGGACAACGCCGGCAGCATCCAGGCCTCTCTGGGCTCCTACACCGAGCGGCTGCAGCAACAGATCGACAGCAGCGTGGAGGGGCTGAAGGAGCAGCTGACACCGCTGGCCGACGAGCTGAAGGAGCAGGTGGCACAGAGCGTGGAGGGGCTGCGCAAGGGGCTCAGCCCTTACGCCCAGGAGGTGCAGGACGGCCTCAACCGGCAGCTGGAGAGCCTCACGATGCAGATGGAGCGGGCGGCCGAGGAGCTGCGCTCCCGCCTGGCTGCCAGCTCGGAGGAGATGCGTGCCCAGCTCAGCCCGCTggcccaggagctgcagcaggcgCTGAGTGCAGATGCTGAGGCCGTGCGGCAGCGGCTGGCCCCGCTGGCACAGCAGCTGGATGAACGCCTGGCGCAGACGGTGGAGGCGTTCCGGCAGCAAGCAGCACCCATCAGCGAGACCTTCCGGCAGCAGCTGGTGCAACGCCTGGAGGAGATGAAGCAGAAGCTGGACTCGGGCACTGCTGGCGTGGAGGATCACCTGGACCTTTTGGAGAAGGAGGTGCGGGAGAAGGTGGCCACCTTCCTCAGTACCACAGAGCAGGCGGAGAGCTGA
- the APOC3 gene encoding apolipoprotein C-III — MPAPRLSPQPPSPHTRVHTHAQPPALAPGDFSTPAGGEEEPIQSKPGSGERAPRLGPLPAAAPPLTFAQAAVGEDIKWELGAAPTQQSQSTAWPAMKVSVLLLLVCTAILAVGARADAPDKTDVVVKKVQEYVKQATEAVKTAFTTVHESEAAQQARRWMSDNANLVKQHLARLKEQLAELWKLTPTA, encoded by the exons ATGCCGGCCCCACGCCTGTCCCCACAACCACCCTCACCccacacacgtgtgcacacacatgcacagccCCCAGCCTTGGCCCCTGGGGATTTCTCAACCCCTGCTGGGGGAGAAGAGGAGCCCATCCAGAGCAAACCTGGCAGTGGGGAAAGGGCTCCGAGGCTGGGCCCCCTCCCTGCGGCCGCACCACCACTGACCTTTGCACAAGCGGCCGTTGGAGAGGATATAAAGTGGGAACTCGGGGCAGCCCCCACTCAGCAAAGCCAAAGCACAGCGTGGCCAG CCATGAAAGTCTCCGTCCTGCTCCTGCTCGTCTGCACGGCCATCCTGGCGGTGGGAGCAC GAGCTGATGCTCCCGATAAGACAGACGTGGTGGTGAAGAAGGTGCAGGAGTACGTCAAGCAAGCCACTGAGGCAGTCAAGACGGCCTTCACTACAGTGCATGAGTCAGAGGCAGCTCAGCAAGCCAG GAGGTGGATGTCAGACAATGCCAACCTGGTGAAGCAGCACCTGGCACGGCTGAAGGAGCAGCTGGCCGAACTCTGGAAGCTGACGCCGACCGCGTAG
- the APOA1 gene encoding apolipoprotein A-I → MRGVLVTLAVLFLTGTQARSFWQHDDPQTPLDRIRDMVDVYLETVKASGKDAIAQFESSAVGKQLDLKLADNLDTLGAAAAKLREDMAPYYKEVREMWLKDTEALRAELTKDLEEVKEKIRPFLDQFSTKWTEELEQYRQRLTPVAQELKELTKQKVELMQAKLTPVAEEARDRLRGHVEELRKNLAPYSDELRQKLSQKLEEIREKGIPQAAEYQAKVVEQLSNLREKMTPLVQEFRERLTPYAENLKNRLITLLDELQKTVA, encoded by the exons ATGAGAGGCGTGCTGGTGACCCTCGCTGTGCTCTTCCTGACGG GCACCCAGGCCCGCTCCTTCTGGCAGCACGATGACCCCCAGACACCCCTGGACCGCATTCGGGACATGGTGGACGTCTACCTGGAAACGGTGAAGGCCAGCGGCAAGGATGCCATCGCCCAGTTCGAGTCCTCTGCTGTGGGCAAACAGCTTGA CCTGAAGCTGGCTGACAACCTGGACACACTGGGTGCTGCGGCTGCCAAGCTGCGTGAGGACATGGCTCCCTACTACAAGGAGGTGCGTGAGATGTGGCTGAAGGACACCGAGGCTCTGCGTGCTGAGCTGACCAAGGACCTGGAGGAGGTGAAGGAGAAGATCCGGCCCTTCCTGGACCAGTTCTCCACCAAGTGGACGGAGGAGCTGGAGCAGTACCGCCAGCGCCTGACACCCGTGGCTCAGGAGCTGAAGGAGCTCACCAAGCAGAAGGTGGAGCTGATGCAGGCCAAGCTGACCCCAGTGGCCGAGGAGGCGCGGGATCGTCTGCGTGGGCACGTGGAGGAGCTGCGCAAGAACCTGGCGCCGTACAGCGATGAGCTGAGGCAGAAGCTGAGCCAGAAGCTGGAGGAGATCCGCGAGAAGGGCATCCCCCAGGCTGCCGAGTACCAGGCCAAGGTggtggagcagctcagcaatcTGCGCGAGAAGATGACGCCTCTGGTGCAGGAATTCAGGGAGCGCCTCACCCCCTATGCTGAGAACCTCAAGAACCGCTTGATCACCCTCCTGGACGAACTCCAGAAGACCGTGGCCTGA